The sequence below is a genomic window from Brevibacillus laterosporus.
AGCGCAAAGGCAACCGCTTCCTTAGCTTCCGATGACAGTCCCACATCTTCCTGTGTGATAACCCGGCACGTATCTCCCAACTGTTGTTGTAACATGGAGAGAAGCGTTTTATTATAACTACCACCACCGCCTATAATCACCTCATCCACCTGTAATGTAGGAAAGATAAAGTTCTTGTAATGATAAGCAATGGAGCTAGCTGTAAACATCGTCATGGTAGCCAGCAAGTCGTATGGGGAAACATGAGCATTCTCTCGCATCATCCTCTCTACAAACTGCTTACCGAATAGCTCTCTTCCTGTGGATTTAGGCGGTGCTTCCTGCATATATTCGATGCTCATACACTGTTCGAGTAAAGTCTGATTTACTACTCCTTTAGCAGCCCATGCTCCGTCCTTGTCATAAGCTGTGCCGAAAAGTATCTTACATATCTCATCAATAATCATGTTACCAGGGCCCGTGTCAAAAGCGTACACATCATCTAACTGAGCCCCTTTAGGAATGACGGTCACATTACCAATCCCACCAATGTTTTGTAGAAGCCGTGATTTCTCATGATCTCTGTACAAAATAAGCTCGGTGTAAGGTACAAGTGGAGCTCCTTGCCCCCCTGCCGCCATGTCCATGGTGCGAAAGTTAGAAATCACTGTTGTATTGGTACGATAAGCAATCACTGCCGGTTCACCAATCTGCAAAGTAGATGCTACATACTGCCCTTTTGACTGGGGCTGATGATAGATGGTTTGCCCATGAGAACCAATGGCTGTAATGCTGGTAAAGTCAAGCTGATTTTGCTCACAAATAGCATCTACGGCATCAGCGAAAAGCTCTCCCAGTTTAAAATTGAGACTACAAATTAACTGCACGTGAGAACGATCTAGGGACAAGCTATCCACAATTTCATCCCGTACATCCTGGGCAAATGGAAGTGTCATGAAATCAAGCAGCTTGACCTGTGAATCATAGCCACTCCCCTGAATATCGACCAGTGCTACATCAATGCCATCCAAAGACGTACCTGACATTAGTCCGATCACGTAAGCCATATCAAGCTTGCTCCTCTGTAAAGAATTGAGGCAAATACTCACGATGTGCCTCTAATAAATCATCAAGAACAGCCTTAGCTTTCTCATCACTTGGCACAAGCGGATTAATCGTTAAAGCCAACAAAGCTTTTTCATATGAACCAGTAACTGCCGCCTCTGCTCCTACTCTTTCGAATGATTTAATCTGTTGGACAAGCCCATTAATAGCTGTGGGCAGCTCACCTACAGTGATCGGTTTTGGTCCTTCCTTCGTAACGATACAATTCACTTCCACAGCAGAATCATTAGGAATACCCTGAATGGTCCCGTTGTTTCGAACATTTAATGTCTGAATATCATTTGTTCCATTATACAGAGAAGAAATTAGGCTACACGCAGCATCGCTGTAATACGCACCGCCACGTTTTTCCAATTGGGGAGGCTTAATCTGTAGGTGTTCATCCCGGTATAAGTCAAACAGGTCGTCCTCCAACCGTTTTACCACTTCTGCCCGTGTTGTTCCTGATTCGAATGCTTTTACTTCCTCTGTTAAAATATCTTGTGTCTTATAATAGTACCGATGATACGGGCATGGGATAACTCCTAGTGCTTGCAAGAAAGTTGGTTCCCATGGCATAGGGGCGATATTACGCATAGATAATTGTTTCTCTGGATCAGCCAGCATTTGCAAAACATGCTCAGTCACATCTTCCCCATCTACTGTAGCGCGAAGTCCATACACGAGATGGTTAAGTCCAGCAAAATCAATATGAAGTCGCCCTACATCAATATCGAGCATCTTGGCTATCGTCATCTTTGTGGTAATAGGTACGTTACAAATACCAATAACTTTTGAATGCTTCCCATAACGCAATAAGGCTTCGGTCACCATGCCAGCTGGATTGGTAAAGTTAATCAGCCATGCATTCGGGCAAAGCTCTTGCATGTCTTCGGCGATTTGTAACAATACAGGGATCGTACGTAACCCTTTAAACAATCCACCTGCTCCGTTCGTCTCCTGACCAATCATTCCATGCATGAGTGGAATGCGTTCATCTTTAATCCGTGCTTCCAGTAATCCGACCCGCATCTGTGTCGTAACATAATCGGCATCCCGTAAAGCTTCCCTGCGATCCAACGTTAGATGAATCTCCATAGGTACTCCTGCTTTTTTGACCATGCGTTTAGCCAATTCACCAACAATGTGTAGCTTCTCTTTTCCTTCCTCAATATCGACTAGCCATAATTCGCGGATTGGCATGTCAGCGAATCTCTTGATAAAACCTTCCACCAGCTCTGGGGTATAACTAGAGCCGCCTCCTATGGTTACAATCTTCATCCCTTTTTTATTCAT
It includes:
- a CDS encoding 6-phospho-beta-glucosidase, producing MNKKGMKIVTIGGGSSYTPELVEGFIKRFADMPIRELWLVDIEEGKEKLHIVGELAKRMVKKAGVPMEIHLTLDRREALRDADYVTTQMRVGLLEARIKDERIPLMHGMIGQETNGAGGLFKGLRTIPVLLQIAEDMQELCPNAWLINFTNPAGMVTEALLRYGKHSKVIGICNVPITTKMTIAKMLDIDVGRLHIDFAGLNHLVYGLRATVDGEDVTEHVLQMLADPEKQLSMRNIAPMPWEPTFLQALGVIPCPYHRYYYKTQDILTEEVKAFESGTTRAEVVKRLEDDLFDLYRDEHLQIKPPQLEKRGGAYYSDAACSLISSLYNGTNDIQTLNVRNNGTIQGIPNDSAVEVNCIVTKEGPKPITVGELPTAINGLVQQIKSFERVGAEAAVTGSYEKALLALTINPLVPSDEKAKAVLDDLLEAHREYLPQFFTEEQA
- a CDS encoding anhydro-N-acetylmuramic acid kinase → MAYVIGLMSGTSLDGIDVALVDIQGSGYDSQVKLLDFMTLPFAQDVRDEIVDSLSLDRSHVQLICSLNFKLGELFADAVDAICEQNQLDFTSITAIGSHGQTIYHQPQSKGQYVASTLQIGEPAVIAYRTNTTVISNFRTMDMAAGGQGAPLVPYTELILYRDHEKSRLLQNIGGIGNVTVIPKGAQLDDVYAFDTGPGNMIIDEICKILFGTAYDKDGAWAAKGVVNQTLLEQCMSIEYMQEAPPKSTGRELFGKQFVERMMRENAHVSPYDLLATMTMFTASSIAYHYKNFIFPTLQVDEVIIGGGGSYNKTLLSMLQQQLGDTCRVITQEDVGLSSEAKEAVAFALLAHETLHRLPSNVPTATGAREPVILGNVTYPPRRV